The genomic region CTGGACTTCCCTTAAACCCATCTCTTCGATTGAAACTAATTGGTGCATCGAAAGCATATTGATCAGAGGAAATTAGTACATCGACCAAACGAAGACGCTGTCACGAAGAAATCGCTAATATCACCCAGTTACGAGCATCCTCCTAAGTTACCTAAAAATCTGAAAGACAGGTTACGCTTGAGAGAAGCACTAGCTACAAGAAGCTTCGGGGAACGGTTTACCTCGTTCTCTCTCCCCGTTTCGCACTCTATCGTGCTCAACAACGCGAGACAACGAGCTGCTCCCGATACCTCTTTGTTCCtttccaaaaataaaaatatatactagAAAGAAGGGACGATCGAAACGTTGAATTTCGTCGACGGTGCGTTTCTTCGGCTTTAAATTCGCGAAGAGATAGAGACGATTGCCCAGAGATCCAGCAGCGcgtatatgaaaaatcttaaCATTTCGAAGAAATCGTCTCGATCACCGAAAGAATTCAACGATGATGAGAGAAATATCCGCCGCTGTCTCCACCGTATCCAGAAAATCCTTCGtagccgccgccgccgccgccgccgccgctgcCTCCGTGTCCCTCGTGAATCGGTACTGGCACAGGTATCTTCACCGGTACCGGAACCTCTTTCTCTACCGGTACAGGTACTTCCTTCTCGACGACATACGGTTTGTCTACCGGTACCTTGACAGGGTAGGGTACAGGCTTTGGGACCGCCACTGGTACCGGTTTGTGGACGGTATACGGTTGAGGGACTGGTACCTTGACCGGGACAGGGTAAGGTTTCTCTACTGGCACAGGGTACGGTTTGTCCACTGGTACCTTAACCTCATAGGGTACCGGCTTGTCTACCTGCACTGGGTACGGTTTCTCAACGGTGACTGGGTACGGTTTGGGCACAGTGACCGGGTACGGTTTGTCCACTGGTACCTTAACCTCGTACGGTATCGGCTTCTCCACTGGGTACGGTTGCGGCACTGGAATTTTGACCTTCACCGGGTACGGCACGTGCTTCTCGACGGTATACGGCTGCGGGACAGGCACCTTAACGGGCACGGGTACGTGTTTCTCCACGGTGTACGGCTGCGGCACCAACACCTTTACCTCGTACGGTTTGTCCACCGGTACCTTGACTTCGTAAGGCACCTTCTTCTCCACGGTGTACGGTTGTGGCACGTGTACCGGCACCTTCACGAACACCTTCACCGGGTAAGGAACGTGTTTCTCCACGGTGTAAGGCTGGGGTACGCCGACCTTCACTTCGTACGGGACATGCTTCTCCACCAAGTAAGGCACGTGCTTGGTTACTTCGTACGGCACTGGCACCTTCTTCACCACGGTCACCGCCTTCACGTGCTCGTGCTGATCGTAGCTGGAAACACCGCCCCCGCTCAGGTCACCTCCTCCACCACCCAGGTCGCCGTAGCTACCGTGCAATCCTCGTTTCTCCGTTTTCTTCTCCGAAGAATCGGCTACAGAGTCCTTTGGTGACGCGCTCTCCTCGGCTGCCTTCTCCGAGCAGCTAGCTCGCGTGGCCAATGCCACCAGGACGATGGCCAACTGCGAGTGAAAGTTGGGAACGACGAATTAATTTGCAATTCCATTGGAAAGTATAGTTGGACGACGTTTCCGTTTTACGTTCGCGACGAGATTTTTCTTCGGATTGAGATTCAGAGGTTCAGAAGGAGATGGAAAGTGGCTAATGGACTTTCGCAGATTCGGTCAGATGACTCGTCGGTCAGTCTCGTCTTTATGATCAAATTTGCGTTGCACTCAAACATAttgtgtaaaagtatataataatttttgtataagtCATAGACGATCTACGCTGTTGAAATGGGAAATTGGAAGAATTTGGCTTCCTAGTTCTTAATTCTCTTTGGTCGTATCCGtttcacaaattttttttctagATTCCAATACGAAaagtaaatagtaaaataagaATTCATATAGCTAGACCTGTTACAAAGAATTCTCTTCCTCGCTATACATAGAGACACTCGAAATACGTACTTTTAAAGTTTCCAAAGATCgtgaaactttttattaaagcTCGATTCGGAGCGCAATTTAAGCGTagtttaagtaaatttaagtCTAGTTCCAATAATCGAAATGACTCTACcttcttgaaaataatatcgaatCGAACGACGAAACACGCTCGAGGTGATTTCCGTGAAACCAACCGTACACTTTTCAAATTCTACCGAAACTCGGACAAGCACGACGGAGACCTGCCTCCGATTTTAAGCATTTTTACGGGAAGCAAAGTCGCTTACCTTGATATTCATCGTCGAGTTCGCGTATGTTTTGATGTGGCGTATAACCACTAACTGAACCGCTTCGTTTTCTAGACCGAGCCTTATATACTCAGCGGCATAATAGCTCAGTTACTTTCGCTGCACCTCATCGTCCGTATTATACCTGTGCGTCTTGTTTTGCATTTGCAAAAACGTGTTCGCGTCAGTGCCGGGATAACGTACGGGAAATTGAGTAGTCCATGCGCGAGTCCGCCTCTAATCGCGCGGTGATCTACCGCTATTTCGAACGCGATCCGTGGAAACTGTTCCATTAGATAGCTTTTAAGATAACACATAGTTACACAGAACGCTCCCGTTCGGTTCGTTGTTTCGCCTTCGGTGAATAATTAATCGCGAGTATCGCCATATTTCCAGCGTTGTTCGAGTATGAGAAATTTGTATGGAATACAATTTGTGTCCTTGAGTTTGATACTTTGAGCGACCATGGTATACCGCTAGAATACGATAGTGAAACTTTTGTTTTGTGAAAATTGTGACAATTCCACGATTCTTCGCGTATCGTTTCGAgagcaatttaaaattcattttgtaaatatattttacgcgTTCGAGAAGATATTTTCAGCGAAATGGCACGTTTCTCTCGTAGGAATCTTTTTGAAATCTCCAAAGTGTCGTGAAACTGTCGCGACTTTGTGAAAGCGATACGCttcgttcgtttttttttttttctccatcTTTCTACACCAAAAGCTTTTCCTCCGCCATCTTCTCAAATTTTTCTCCGCGATAAGAATTATCAAATCGTGACCCACTTTTTCGAAACGCTTCACGAGCGTGCATCTAATGggtttttgattatttaaaggCAAGCGTGTCATTGTAAATGAAATGCGGCTGTTATTACGTCTTGAACACCGGCGTGAGGTAAATTGAAGGAAGTTGACGTTCACGCAACCACGATTCTCACGACGCCAGTAGCACGATTTCCTCGTCTTCGTCCAGCGTGAAAATCTAGAACGCGTCGACTTCTCGTGTGTCCTCGTGATCGGCCATACTTCCGCATGGTTGATTACTAGCGAGAGCAACGTCCATGCAACTAATTCTCCATCGTATCCGAACGTGTCGTCGAAAGTTGCTTTTTCCGGTGTGATTCGAGACGATTTAGGAAGTCTGGTGGAACCGCGAAGCGTTGCGTTATATTTACAAACTATCGAGAATCGTTGCAATTTACGTTGCAAAATGTCCTATACGATGTTTTATCTTATCGAAACAAAGATTTCCATGGCTTGGTTAAAAAAAGGTCATACGTTGTTGGACTTTATCGTTGTTCTCGAAGCAATCCTGTTCGCCAATCTTTTTACCAACGCGATTTAACATCGTAGTTTTCTAAATCACTCGTACGACTGTATCGCTAGAAATTTCGATTGATATCAATTTCGAGGAAGTGATATTATCGCGAACGAAGAAACGcggacaaatttttataaatttaccgATATCTTAAGAGTCTTCGTTACTTGGCCGAACTTAATTCTACCTATCTAAGAAAGCGTAACAAGTAAAGcgttatattatatcgatTTGCTATGTAACTATGATTCATAATTTTAactagaaattataaaaagatatcgaAAAATCCACCCCTTCTTCTCACTGTCGATTATATCTATTCGGTGATCACGCTCGTCCATAATTCGATCAAAATGTCAGAGGAAAATTGGAATCGGAATCGAATCAAGTTTGGAGAGGATCCAGGTGTGTTACGTATATGACGAGCGTGCTTGTTAATCCGCATATAACCCCTTATCTTCGGATAACGTTAACTCAAAGTGCAGTTTCGCGCGCACTATGCGTCGACGTGTTCGCAAAGGGCGGCCATTAGGCGCGTGTAATTGCCGCAGAAATCCGAGCAAAGCTCGCCGGTCGCTTCGCATGCGGAATACCTAATGCCGTATGTTAATAGGATCGCATGCGCTGCCACCATTTCGATCCTGCCGCGAGATAGACCGATAGTTTTTAACGATTAATACGCTGCACAGGCATCCAGCTGGCTAGTATCACCGTAAATGCTCGTTACGGGGTCTTGCCTCTTTTATTTGCacgattttcaataaatatcacCGACCTCCCGCGAATTTCGCGCTACAACTTCGAAACACGACGGTCGATCGACCGATTTGCTGTTCCAGTTTCGTTTCGCGATTTGTGTAATGGAATCTAATTTTACTGTGGAAGGAATATGGAAGGAACgacttaaaaaatgtttcctttcttttttctatacgAAACACGCATATTTTTTATGCGATACAGTCAATTATCAAAGTCGACAATTTAAATCACATcgtatatagaaatttattttattgcctCTTTCTTTCCCGCAATGCCAATAACATTGTATACACGTGTAATATATCATCGAAAGAATTCTTTTCATCGGAAAGAAATCAGCATGATTTAACATGGTAGTTTCATAAATCATTGCTGGCATTGCATTATCGCGATATAAATCTTATACTCTTATTCGACAAAGATCATCTAATAAATACaacattattaaatacaacttttACTACAAGAAATTGTCCTCTTGAAAagtcattaaatatttatgcggCATTAACAGGAGGAGAGAAATCTTCTCGTTCGTTTATTAGATTTATACTACTTTATCGCACGcacaaacataaaatattttacgattatcGATGACATTCTTCCAAGTTTCTCTAGGTGTGTCCGTCGAATTTCAAGCCAAGATTCCCGTCGAAATGTTTATCGATGATTCGTAATAGGAGGATTATAGCGTTGATCGTACACAAAAGTTTGTAGTTTGCGTGCTAATTACCAGCCGCGACGTAACGAGAAAGTTTTCCTTCCTCTCTTGTCAGTTACAACCGATCTTTCCTTCGATTCGCGCTGCGCTCTTTCTGAAATTTAATTCATCGTTTCTACGTCTTTCGACGTTTCGCCGTTTCGCCGTTTGCgttacaacgatattcgtgataaattataataaattgaattctgAATTAATTTTCCCGAGTCCAGTTTGACTAGAAGCAAGTTAAAAGGAGGAAGGGATAGTAAACTAAAATATCATATGTCAGGAGATAAGAtcgttttccattttatacTTTCTCCTTCTCACTTCACTGGATTTACGGATACGTACGGTCACGTTCCGTTGGAAACGTAACATTGTACGAATAACGCCGAGCAAATAACGTTCTATGGTACAAATACGATAAACGAAGATGAAATTAATCCTCGAATATATCGAACCATCGAAGGATAATAAAGATGGTATTTGCCCTTGCGCTTTCATAACGAATATCACGTTGCTCGGTTtagtttccttttattttccagCAGTTTCCTTCGGTGAAAATAATAAGGATGCGGAGGACTGGTATATAGGACGTTTAATCGATGTTACAGGCTGTTGTTGTAAacgtcgaatatatttaaaatgataatttagTATATAAACTATAATCGCTGAGTCGCTCGTACTTCGTAAAGTCAATTTGCTAATGATACTTGATAAAATGCCCGTTAGGTACTCGATGGGAACTCGCTAGAAACTCGCagaataattgaataataagTCGCTAATAACTGCtcgctcgcgatcgcgtccgtttatttatactggtcggggggTGGgagtcggaaaattcaaatttgtcTTAGATCGA from Bombus fervidus isolate BK054 chromosome 11, iyBomFerv1, whole genome shotgun sequence harbors:
- the Vajk4 gene encoding vajk4; protein product: MNIKLAIVLVALATRASCSEKAAEESASPKDSVADSSEKKTEKRGLHGSYGDLGGGGGDLSGGGVSSYDQHEHVKAVTVVKKVPVPYEVTKHVPYLVEKHVPYEVKVGVPQPYTVEKHVPYPVKVFVKVPVHVPQPYTVEKKVPYEVKVPVDKPYEVKVLVPQPYTVEKHVPVPVKVPVPQPYTVEKHVPYPVKVKIPVPQPYPVEKPIPYEVKVPVDKPYPVTVPKPYPVTVEKPYPVQVDKPVPYEVKVPVDKPYPVPVEKPYPVPVKVPVPQPYTVHKPVPVAVPKPVPYPVKVPVDKPYVVEKEVPVPVEKEVPVPVKIPVPVPIHEGHGGSGGGGGGGGYEGFSGYGGDSGGYFSHHR